From Flavobacterium arcticum, the proteins below share one genomic window:
- a CDS encoding YqgE/AlgH family protein: protein MISLKPKKGHLLIAEPSTIGDLSFNRSVVLLADHNTEGAVGFILNKPLGFTIQDLIPEVSGEFKIYNGGPVEQDNLYFIHNIPELIPNSIEISNGIYWGGDFESTKELINKGKIKKNNIRFFLGYTGWEAHQLEDELEDDSWIVAENSYQNKIIGKSSASFWKEKIMELGGEYLIWSNAPENPTLN, encoded by the coding sequence ATGATTTCACTAAAACCAAAAAAAGGGCACTTGCTTATTGCAGAGCCTTCGACCATAGGAGATCTGTCATTTAACAGGTCTGTGGTATTGTTAGCCGATCATAATACGGAGGGCGCTGTAGGATTTATTTTGAATAAACCCTTAGGTTTTACTATACAAGATCTTATTCCTGAAGTAAGCGGGGAGTTTAAAATTTATAATGGAGGTCCTGTAGAACAAGACAATCTGTATTTTATACATAACATACCAGAGCTTATACCTAATAGTATTGAAATATCTAATGGTATTTATTGGGGGGGAGATTTTGAGTCTACTAAAGAGCTAATTAATAAAGGAAAGATAAAAAAGAACAATATTCGCTTCTTTTTAGGTTATACAGGCTGGGAGGCACATCAACTGGAGGATGAGCTTGAAGATGATTCATGGATAGTAGCTGAAAATAGTTACCAAAATAAAATTATAGGAAAATCGAGTGCTTCTTTTTGGAAAGAAAAAATAATGGAGCTAGGCGGTGAGTATTTAATATGGTCTAATGCGCCTGAAAATCCTACCTTAAACTAA
- a CDS encoding HU family DNA-binding protein — protein sequence MNKSELIDAMAADAGISKGAAKKALESFIGNVGDALNQGKRVSLVGFGSWSVTNRAAREGRNPQTGATIQIAAKNVVKFKPGAELDGAVNK from the coding sequence ATGAACAAATCAGAATTAATCGACGCGATGGCTGCAGACGCAGGAATATCAAAAGGTGCAGCAAAGAAAGCATTAGAGTCATTCATAGGTAATGTAGGCGATGCGTTAAACCAAGGTAAAAGAGTATCTCTAGTAGGTTTCGGTTCTTGGTCTGTAACTAACAGAGCAGCTAGAGAAGGAAGGAATCCACAAACAGGTGCTACTATTCAGATTGCTGCTAAAAATGTTGTTAAGTTTAAGCCAGGTGCTGAGCTTGATGGTGCTGTTAATAAATAA
- the fmt gene encoding methionyl-tRNA formyltransferase has product MERLRIVFMGTPEFAVGILDAIYQNNYDIVGVITAPDRPAGRGQKVKHSAVKEYALEKNLKLLQPTNLKDENFLKELESLKANLQVVVAFRMLPAQVWKMPKLGTFNLHASLLPQYRGAAPINWAIINGEKTTGVTTFFIDDKIDTGAIILKEETAIVPTEVAGELHDRLMLLGVDAVLKTLTLIANGQTETTIQPTDADIKTAYKLNKENCKIDWAKPGQAIYNLIRGLSPYPAAWTFINDNEQEWNVKIYNALFIKENHDIEVGKLIIDKKEIKVSVADGYIVLLDLQFPGKKKMTAGNLLNGMKFTKDAIAK; this is encoded by the coding sequence ATGGAACGTTTACGAATTGTTTTTATGGGGACTCCCGAATTTGCGGTAGGAATTTTAGATGCTATATATCAAAATAACTATGATATTGTTGGGGTTATAACAGCCCCTGATCGTCCTGCTGGTAGAGGGCAAAAAGTAAAACACTCTGCTGTTAAAGAGTATGCTCTCGAAAAGAACTTAAAGCTTTTACAACCTACAAATTTAAAAGATGAAAATTTTTTAAAAGAGCTTGAAAGTTTAAAAGCAAACTTACAGGTAGTAGTGGCTTTTCGTATGTTACCAGCTCAAGTATGGAAAATGCCAAAGTTAGGTACATTTAACCTACATGCATCATTATTGCCTCAATATAGAGGGGCTGCTCCTATTAACTGGGCTATTATTAATGGTGAAAAAACAACAGGAGTAACCACTTTTTTTATAGATGATAAGATTGATACAGGTGCTATTATATTAAAAGAAGAAACGGCTATAGTTCCTACTGAGGTGGCAGGAGAACTACATGATAGACTTATGCTGCTAGGTGTTGATGCGGTTCTAAAAACACTTACTCTTATTGCGAACGGACAAACAGAAACGACTATACAACCTACAGATGCAGATATAAAAACGGCTTATAAATTAAATAAAGAAAATTGTAAAATAGACTGGGCTAAGCCAGGGCAAGCTATTTATAATCTTATAAGAGGACTAAGTCCGTATCCTGCAGCATGGACTTTTATTAATGATAATGAACAAGAATGGAATGTAAAGATATATAATGCTCTATTCATAAAAGAAAATCATGATATTGAAGTAGGTAAACTTATAATTGATAAAAAAGAAATTAAGGTAAGTGTTGCTGATGGATATATTGTATTGCTTGATTTGCAATTTCCAGGTAAGAAAAAAATGACAGCAGGTAATTTGCTAAACGGTATGAAGTTTACTAAAGATGCTATAGCAAAATAG
- a CDS encoding START-like domain-containing protein has product MDEKIKYELEIPITSSPQLLYQYISTPSGLSEWFADNVNSRGEFFTFIWDDSEEKARMSSKKTGEKIKFRWVDDDNKDTEYYFELRILVDEITKDVSIMVVDFAYEDDLEEAKQLWENQISDLKHVLGSV; this is encoded by the coding sequence ATGGACGAAAAAATAAAATATGAACTCGAAATCCCGATAACCTCATCGCCACAGCTTTTATACCAATACATATCAACACCATCAGGGTTATCAGAATGGTTTGCTGATAATGTTAACTCTAGAGGAGAATTTTTCACCTTTATATGGGATGACTCTGAAGAAAAAGCTAGAATGTCTTCTAAAAAAACTGGAGAAAAAATTAAGTTTAGATGGGTAGATGACGATAATAAAGATACTGAGTATTATTTTGAGTTAAGAATATTAGTCGATGAAATTACAAAAGATGTATCGATAATGGTTGTAGACTTTGCTTATGAAGATGATTTGGAAGAAGCTAAGCAATTATGGGAAAATCAAATATCTGACCTTAAACATGTTTTAGGTTCTGTTTAG
- a CDS encoding aminotransferase class IV, whose amino-acid sequence MISYNGNLVAQSDITIHQNRAFLYGDAIFETLKVLDGKVLFIEDHYFRLMASMRIVRMEIPMYFTMEYMEQKVVELVNSLNLNASARARLTFFRKPGGYYLPTDNNTEFIITADTLDTPIYHFSDTVYEVDLFKDFYVTKQLLSSLKTVNKMVQITGSIFANENGLNNCLLLNDDKNVVEALQGNLFMLMDNKLITPPVVDGCLNGIMRKQVLAIAKKHEGIIVEEASISPFDLQKADELFITNVIVGIQPITKYRKKEYNNHLALGILKKLNAQIRLGLV is encoded by the coding sequence ATGATAAGTTATAACGGCAACTTAGTAGCACAATCAGACATCACTATACATCAAAATAGAGCATTTTTATATGGAGATGCTATTTTTGAAACCTTAAAAGTACTTGATGGAAAAGTATTATTTATAGAAGACCATTATTTTAGACTAATGGCATCTATGCGTATAGTCAGAATGGAAATACCTATGTACTTTACTATGGAGTATATGGAGCAAAAGGTAGTAGAGTTAGTTAATAGTTTAAATCTAAATGCCTCTGCTCGTGCACGACTTACATTTTTTAGAAAACCCGGAGGATATTACTTACCTACAGATAACAATACCGAGTTTATTATAACAGCCGATACATTAGACACCCCTATATATCATTTTTCAGATACAGTATATGAAGTAGATCTTTTTAAAGACTTTTATGTAACCAAACAATTACTATCTTCTTTAAAAACGGTTAATAAAATGGTGCAAATTACAGGAAGTATTTTTGCTAACGAAAATGGATTAAATAACTGCCTGCTTTTAAATGACGATAAAAACGTAGTAGAAGCACTACAAGGCAACTTGTTTATGTTAATGGACAATAAACTAATAACACCACCAGTAGTAGATGGCTGTCTTAATGGTATTATGAGAAAACAAGTTTTAGCAATAGCCAAAAAGCACGAAGGAATTATAGTTGAAGAAGCATCTATATCACCTTTTGATCTTCAAAAAGCCGATGAATTATTTATTACTAACGTAATTGTAGGCATACAACCCATTACTAAATATAGAAAAAAAGAATACAATAATCATTTAGCTTTAGGTATTCTTAAAAAACTAAATGCTCAAATAAGATTAGGATTAGTTTAA
- a CDS encoding Eco57I restriction-modification methylase domain-containing protein: MGLVQIEKESPINNILSLQKDYSYSKSVKERKATGQYFTGSVIAKYMASLVNIPNKKCIRILDAGAGLGILTASASLYCLEKGCESVHAVLYEIDKDIFDKIKISMDSIYNEFRENGKKFSYEIISEDFILSRPDKNKDIEPFDISVINPPYFKYNLKTSPYARAVADLYDGDPNIYASFMAVVVNCMNVNGQLITITPRSFTNGLYFKGLRGFLLSKVSLSLIHIFRHRNKIFQNDENKVLQENIICSFVKRNQSNKITIRSSDCDLKIESAEERQYSSSTIIYTANNLKLIRIPENDQEAAILKIAESLPNTFSKAGYFISTGKVVEHRTKDFIISPKVEANSVPLYRPHNITPMKISWDGNHKKDVSFILNKNHEKHTIINSNYVILKRFSSKDEKRRLVASIHLQTDKNYKYIGFGNKTNYIGLIGETLSQTEAFGVSALFNSTFMDKYFRCISGNTQVNATEVRVMMFPSRKQIQQIGGQIEKSQIDNQKELDEIVNSILAINF; encoded by the coding sequence ATGGGTTTAGTACAAATTGAAAAAGAATCTCCTATTAATAATATCTTATCTTTACAAAAGGATTATTCGTACTCAAAATCGGTAAAGGAAAGAAAAGCAACTGGACAATATTTTACTGGATCGGTTATCGCGAAATATATGGCATCTCTTGTGAATATACCTAATAAAAAATGTATCAGAATATTAGATGCGGGGGCTGGTTTAGGTATATTAACAGCCTCTGCTTCTCTATATTGTCTAGAAAAAGGGTGTGAGAGTGTTCATGCTGTTTTATATGAAATTGACAAAGATATTTTTGACAAAATAAAAATATCAATGGATAGCATTTATAACGAATTTAGAGAAAACGGAAAAAAATTTTCGTATGAAATTATTTCTGAAGATTTCATTCTTTCGAGACCTGATAAAAATAAAGACATTGAACCTTTTGACATTTCTGTGATTAATCCTCCTTATTTTAAATACAATTTGAAAACTTCCCCATATGCACGTGCTGTAGCTGATTTATATGATGGTGACCCAAACATCTATGCTTCATTTATGGCTGTGGTTGTAAATTGTATGAATGTAAATGGACAATTGATTACTATTACGCCAAGAAGTTTTACAAATGGATTATATTTTAAAGGTCTTAGAGGTTTTCTATTATCTAAAGTTTCTTTAAGCTTAATTCATATATTTAGACATAGGAATAAAATTTTTCAAAATGATGAGAATAAAGTTTTACAAGAAAATATTATTTGTTCTTTCGTTAAAAGAAATCAATCTAATAAAATTACAATACGTTCTAGTGATTGTGATTTAAAAATTGAATCTGCAGAAGAAAGACAATACTCGTCGAGTACCATTATTTATACAGCAAATAATTTAAAACTAATTCGAATACCAGAAAATGATCAAGAAGCAGCTATTCTAAAAATAGCAGAAAGTCTGCCAAACACTTTCTCTAAAGCAGGCTATTTCATATCGACAGGTAAAGTTGTTGAACATAGAACTAAGGATTTTATTATAAGTCCCAAGGTAGAGGCAAATTCAGTTCCCTTATACCGACCTCATAATATAACCCCAATGAAAATCTCTTGGGATGGTAATCATAAAAAAGATGTTTCTTTTATTCTTAATAAAAATCACGAAAAACATACTATCATTAATTCAAACTATGTTATATTAAAGCGTTTTTCATCTAAAGATGAAAAACGAAGATTAGTTGCAAGTATTCATTTGCAAACAGATAAGAATTATAAATATATTGGGTTTGGAAATAAAACTAATTATATTGGATTGATAGGAGAAACTCTTTCTCAAACAGAAGCCTTTGGGGTATCAGCTCTTTTCAATTCAACTTTTATGGATAAGTATTTTAGGTGTATATCAGGGAATACACAAGTTAACGCCACTGAAGTTAGGGTTATGATGTTTCCTTCTAGGAAACAAATCCAACAAATAGGTGGTCAAATTGAAAAATCACAAATTGACAACCAAAAAGAATTAGATGAAATTGTAAACTCTATACTTGCAATTAATTTTTAA